From a single Ornithorhynchus anatinus isolate Pmale09 chromosome 15, mOrnAna1.pri.v4, whole genome shotgun sequence genomic region:
- the FAM20A gene encoding pseudokinase FAM20A isoform X3, with product MYREELNLTSPEPPLQFRLEASWLQFHLGIDRNGLYPRAGPAVDALLRDMRRLSTISADYSQDEKALMGACDCSQIVKPSGVHLKLVLRFQDFGKAMFKPMRQLREEETPEDFFYFIDFQRHNAEIAAFHLDRILDFRRVPPTVGRLVNVTKEILEVTRNEILQSVFFVSPASNVCFFAKCPYMCKTEYAVCGQPHLLEGSLSAFLPSLNLAPRLSLPNPWIRSYTLDGKEEWEVNSLYCDTVKQIYPYNSSNRLLNIIDMAIFDFLIGNMDRHHYEMFTKFGDDGFLIHLDNARGFGRHSHDEFSILSPLSQCCLIKKKTLLHLQLLARPDYRLSDVMRESLLEDQLTPVLSEPHLLALDRRLQHVLRTVEGCVRIHGKRSVVAGEPLDEPTPAPQPPAS from the exons ATGTACCGAGAGGAGCTGAACCTGACATCCCCGGAGCCCCCGCTACAGTTCCGCCTGGAGGCCAGCTGGCTTCAGTTCCACCTGGGCATCGACCGGAACGGGCTCtacccccgggccggccccgccgtGGATGCCCTCCTCCGGGACATGAGGCGGTTGAGCACCATCAGCGCCG ACTACAGTCAGGACGAAAAGGCTCTGATGGGAGCGTGTGACTGCAGCCAAA TTGTCAAGCCCAGTGGCGTCCACCTGAAACTGGTGCTGAGGTTCCAGGACTTTGGGAAAGCCATGTTCAAGCCAATGAG acAGCTGCGGGAGGAAGAGACACCAGAAGACTTCTTCTACTTCATCGACTTCCAGAGGCACAACGCAGAAATCGCAGCATTCCATCTTGATCG GATTCTGGATTTCCGCCGGGTTCCCCCAACGGTTGGGAGGTTGGTGAATGTGACCAAGGAAATCCTGGAAGTCACCAGGAACGAGATTCTGCAGAGCGTTTTCTTTGTttccccag cCAGCAACGTGTGCTTCTTCGCCAAGTGCCCTTACATGTGCAAGACGGAGTATGCGGTGTGCGGCCAGCCACACCTCCTCGAGGGCTCCCTCTCggccttcctgccctccctcaacctggctccccgcctctccctgccCAACCCGTGGATCCGCTCCTACACCCTGGATGGAAAAGAAGA GTGGGAGGTGAACTCCCTTTACTGTGACACGGTGAAGCAGATCTATCCGTACAATAGCAGCAACCGGCTCCTCAATATAATCGACATGGCCATATTCGACTTCTTGATAG GGAACATGGATCGCCACCACTACGAGATGTTCACCAAGTTCGGAGACGACGGCTTCCTCATCCACCTGGACAATGCCAGGGG ATTTGGTCGGCATTCCCACGATGAGTTTTCGATCCTCTCCCCGCTGTCACAGTGCTGCTT GATCAAGAAGAAAACCCTGCTGCACCTCCAGCTGCTGGCCCGGCCGGACTATCGGCTCAGCGACGTCATGAGGGAGTCACTGCTTGAAGACCAGCTGACCCCCGTCCTCAGCGAGCCCCACCTCCTCGCCCTGGACAGGCGGCTGCAGCACGTCC
- the FAM20A gene encoding pseudokinase FAM20A isoform X2 — protein MADPGLEAIMRHRMYREELNLTSPEPPLQFRLEASWLQFHLGIDRNGLYPRAGPAVDALLRDMRRLSTISADYSQDEKALMGACDCSQIVKPSGVHLKLVLRFQDFGKAMFKPMRQLREEETPEDFFYFIDFQRHNAEIAAFHLDRILDFRRVPPTVGRLVNVTKEILEVTRNEILQSVFFVSPASNVCFFAKCPYMCKTEYAVCGQPHLLEGSLSAFLPSLNLAPRLSLPNPWIRSYTLDGKEEWEVNSLYCDTVKQIYPYNSSNRLLNIIDMAIFDFLIGNMDRHHYEMFTKFGDDGFLIHLDNARGFGRHSHDEFSILSPLSQCCLIKKKTLLHLQLLARPDYRLSDVMRESLLEDQLTPVLSEPHLLALDRRLQHVLRTVEGCVRIHGKRSVVAGEPLDEPTPAPQPPAS, from the exons atggcagatccgggattagaagccataat gcGCCACAGAATGTACCGAGAGGAGCTGAACCTGACATCCCCGGAGCCCCCGCTACAGTTCCGCCTGGAGGCCAGCTGGCTTCAGTTCCACCTGGGCATCGACCGGAACGGGCTCtacccccgggccggccccgccgtGGATGCCCTCCTCCGGGACATGAGGCGGTTGAGCACCATCAGCGCCG ACTACAGTCAGGACGAAAAGGCTCTGATGGGAGCGTGTGACTGCAGCCAAA TTGTCAAGCCCAGTGGCGTCCACCTGAAACTGGTGCTGAGGTTCCAGGACTTTGGGAAAGCCATGTTCAAGCCAATGAG acAGCTGCGGGAGGAAGAGACACCAGAAGACTTCTTCTACTTCATCGACTTCCAGAGGCACAACGCAGAAATCGCAGCATTCCATCTTGATCG GATTCTGGATTTCCGCCGGGTTCCCCCAACGGTTGGGAGGTTGGTGAATGTGACCAAGGAAATCCTGGAAGTCACCAGGAACGAGATTCTGCAGAGCGTTTTCTTTGTttccccag cCAGCAACGTGTGCTTCTTCGCCAAGTGCCCTTACATGTGCAAGACGGAGTATGCGGTGTGCGGCCAGCCACACCTCCTCGAGGGCTCCCTCTCggccttcctgccctccctcaacctggctccccgcctctccctgccCAACCCGTGGATCCGCTCCTACACCCTGGATGGAAAAGAAGA GTGGGAGGTGAACTCCCTTTACTGTGACACGGTGAAGCAGATCTATCCGTACAATAGCAGCAACCGGCTCCTCAATATAATCGACATGGCCATATTCGACTTCTTGATAG GGAACATGGATCGCCACCACTACGAGATGTTCACCAAGTTCGGAGACGACGGCTTCCTCATCCACCTGGACAATGCCAGGGG ATTTGGTCGGCATTCCCACGATGAGTTTTCGATCCTCTCCCCGCTGTCACAGTGCTGCTT GATCAAGAAGAAAACCCTGCTGCACCTCCAGCTGCTGGCCCGGCCGGACTATCGGCTCAGCGACGTCATGAGGGAGTCACTGCTTGAAGACCAGCTGACCCCCGTCCTCAGCGAGCCCCACCTCCTCGCCCTGGACAGGCGGCTGCAGCACGTCC
- the FAM20A gene encoding pseudokinase FAM20A isoform X1, with amino-acid sequence MLLTKDLLCVKQCTEHERAQSLVFIQHLLCAEHCHIRKPLSFHLYFQIKKLRSREAKDLPEVTQRHRMYREELNLTSPEPPLQFRLEASWLQFHLGIDRNGLYPRAGPAVDALLRDMRRLSTISADYSQDEKALMGACDCSQIVKPSGVHLKLVLRFQDFGKAMFKPMRQLREEETPEDFFYFIDFQRHNAEIAAFHLDRILDFRRVPPTVGRLVNVTKEILEVTRNEILQSVFFVSPASNVCFFAKCPYMCKTEYAVCGQPHLLEGSLSAFLPSLNLAPRLSLPNPWIRSYTLDGKEEWEVNSLYCDTVKQIYPYNSSNRLLNIIDMAIFDFLIGNMDRHHYEMFTKFGDDGFLIHLDNARGFGRHSHDEFSILSPLSQCCLIKKKTLLHLQLLARPDYRLSDVMRESLLEDQLTPVLSEPHLLALDRRLQHVLRTVEGCVRIHGKRSVVAGEPLDEPTPAPQPPAS; translated from the exons ATGCTACTTACTAAggatttactatgcgtcaagcaatgtactgagcatgAGAGAgctcaatcgttggtatttattcagcacttactgtgtgctgagcactgtcacATCAGAAAGCCCTTGTCCTTTCATCTCTAttttcagataaagaaactgaggtccagagaggctaaggacttgcctgaggtcacgca gcGCCACAGAATGTACCGAGAGGAGCTGAACCTGACATCCCCGGAGCCCCCGCTACAGTTCCGCCTGGAGGCCAGCTGGCTTCAGTTCCACCTGGGCATCGACCGGAACGGGCTCtacccccgggccggccccgccgtGGATGCCCTCCTCCGGGACATGAGGCGGTTGAGCACCATCAGCGCCG ACTACAGTCAGGACGAAAAGGCTCTGATGGGAGCGTGTGACTGCAGCCAAA TTGTCAAGCCCAGTGGCGTCCACCTGAAACTGGTGCTGAGGTTCCAGGACTTTGGGAAAGCCATGTTCAAGCCAATGAG acAGCTGCGGGAGGAAGAGACACCAGAAGACTTCTTCTACTTCATCGACTTCCAGAGGCACAACGCAGAAATCGCAGCATTCCATCTTGATCG GATTCTGGATTTCCGCCGGGTTCCCCCAACGGTTGGGAGGTTGGTGAATGTGACCAAGGAAATCCTGGAAGTCACCAGGAACGAGATTCTGCAGAGCGTTTTCTTTGTttccccag cCAGCAACGTGTGCTTCTTCGCCAAGTGCCCTTACATGTGCAAGACGGAGTATGCGGTGTGCGGCCAGCCACACCTCCTCGAGGGCTCCCTCTCggccttcctgccctccctcaacctggctccccgcctctccctgccCAACCCGTGGATCCGCTCCTACACCCTGGATGGAAAAGAAGA GTGGGAGGTGAACTCCCTTTACTGTGACACGGTGAAGCAGATCTATCCGTACAATAGCAGCAACCGGCTCCTCAATATAATCGACATGGCCATATTCGACTTCTTGATAG GGAACATGGATCGCCACCACTACGAGATGTTCACCAAGTTCGGAGACGACGGCTTCCTCATCCACCTGGACAATGCCAGGGG ATTTGGTCGGCATTCCCACGATGAGTTTTCGATCCTCTCCCCGCTGTCACAGTGCTGCTT GATCAAGAAGAAAACCCTGCTGCACCTCCAGCTGCTGGCCCGGCCGGACTATCGGCTCAGCGACGTCATGAGGGAGTCACTGCTTGAAGACCAGCTGACCCCCGTCCTCAGCGAGCCCCACCTCCTCGCCCTGGACAGGCGGCTGCAGCACGTCC